The Littorina saxatilis isolate snail1 linkage group LG15, US_GU_Lsax_2.0, whole genome shotgun sequence genome contains a region encoding:
- the LOC138949072 gene encoding uncharacterized protein, translating into MELDTAERRENRRCHFVLALPNFTTREEILEYKIKDAPERKSLDEVTLLLRGDLFTDDIKKAEGDYDLENVKAWWNKLEDKPVQPDFIKDVIARYIGEFSTPREYSDKSERSLVRNLCDAIRLTGKLVKRLVISKDHKEEEDFAVKRAHVNGPPGSGRTTMLIKKAEHFLKDDTRNNVVVIDMYRGAKGTPIGHEIFISIEEVDSKRVHHTAFDVNEEGATLLGLPLPKQKEHILFVIDEVLPKRYWKDAFELLASRFADSHVWCADGIVTEDQETCLLRCTSVELKHILRIPTSVQCVLYHADWDAERKELYKADTDHQLEVPTNGPSPVSVRHKGHTNAHLKTTECEQCADELADLLKHKMKLVEEDSSAGGASAAPSVPLLCSIAILYSIPAEHYSEVGEGKPDLVETTVEKFNAYRRQIADSRFVKRLRSRGLPIHNVLLGYMDLQNEDRWDDILVSWVDKFQGLERDVVVFLPGDGPSSTKTEPTPRTDSQYMLRSKSPPVVVDLSTPPPKGPTTRATLKAATLESDQQPGPSATASVPMSESPGESLQRKKASSTTARKIPVPGLAKATSVRTEDDVDPLPGDHMEAAKSSGGGAQAPSDDPYGQLRMAKYYWSVKDVQRYTDWDKTNLVFAATRCTAQLILLVP; encoded by the exons ATGGAACTTGACACTGCAGAGCGCAGAGAGAATCGACGTTGTCACTTCGTCTTGGCTCTACCCAACTTCACCACCAGGGAAGAGATACTGGAATACAAAATCAAAGATGCACCT GAGCGAAAAAGTCTGGACGAAGTGACCCTTCTGCTGAGAGGAGACCTGTTCACCGATGACATCAAAAAAGCAGAAGGAGACTATGACCTTGAAAACGTCAAAGCTTGGTGGAACAAGCTGGAAGATAAGCCAGTTCAACCGGACTTCATAAAAGACGTCATCGCAAG ATACATTGGTGAGTTCTCGACGCCTCGAGAGTACAGTGATAAAAGTGAACGCAGTCTTGTACGGAATCTGTGTGACGCCATTCGGCTGACTGGAAAGCTCGTCAAACGGCTCGTCATCTCTAAGGACCAT aaggaggaagaggactTTGCTGTCAAGCGTGCCCACGTGAACGGACCCCCTGGGTCGGGTCGCACAACTATGCTGATCAAGAAAGCCGAACACTTTCTGAAGGATGATACCAGGAACAACGTCGTCGTGATCGACATGTACAGAGGCGCTAAAGGCACACCCATCGGTCATGAAATCTTCATTTCAATTGAAGAGGTGGACTCCAAAAGAGTACACCATACAGCTTTCGATGTCAATGAAGAGGGTGCGACGCTACTGGGACTCCCGCTTCCCAAACAAAAGGAACACATTCTGTTTGTCATTGACGAAGTTCTGCCAAAAAGGTACTGGAAAGATGCTTTCGAGCTTCTCGCATCAAGGTTCGCTGACTCACACGTATGGTGTGCAGATGGAATCGTCACTGAAGACCAGGAGACTTGTTTACTTAGATGTACGAGTGTGGAGCTCAAGCACATTTTGCGCATACCAACCAGCGTCCAGTGTGTCCTGTATCATGCGGACTGGGATGCTGAGCGAAAGGAGCTCTACAAGGCTGACACAGATCACCAGCTGGAAGTTCCCACCAACGGACCTTCACCTGTCAGCGTGAGACATAAAGGACACACGAACGCTCACCTCAAGACAACTGAGTGTGAGCAATGCGCTGATGAGCTGGCTGACCTGTTGAAGCATAAAATGAAACTGGTTGAAGAGGATAGCTCTGCAGGAGGGGCTTCAGCTGCACCATCAGTACCTTTGCTTTGCAGCATTGCCATCCTCTACAGTATTCCAGCAGAACATTATTCAGAAGTGGGAGAAGGCAAACCAGACTTGGTTGAAACTACAGTGGAGAAATTCAATGCCTACCGGAGACAGATTGCAGATTCTCGCTTCGTCAAGCGCTTGCGGTCTCGTGGTTTACCCATACACAATGTTCTTCTTGGATACATGGATCTCCAAAACGAAGACCGATGGGATGACATTCTTGTGTCTTGGGTTGATAAATTCCAAGGACTTGAGAGAGATGTAGTCGTCTTCTTGCCAGGAGATGGACCATCCAGTACAAAGACAGAGCCAACACCGCGCACAGATAGCCAGTACATGCTGCGTTCAAAATCTCCTCCTGTTGTCGTGGACCTTTCGACGCCTCCACCTAAGGGACCGACAACAAGGGCAACATTAAAGGCAGCCACCCTTGAAAGTGATCAGCAACCTGGACCATCTGCTACAGCATCCGTGCCAATGTCTGAGTCACCAGGAGAATCGCTCCAAAGAAAAAAGGCAAGTTCCACGACAGCGCGAAAGATTCCTGTGCCTGGACTGGCAAAAGCAACCTCTGTCCGTACCGAGGATGACGTTGACCCGTTGCCTGGCGATCACATGGAAGCTGCAAAATCTTCGGGCGGGGGCGCACAAGCCCCCTCTGATGACCCATATGGACAACTCCGCATGGCTAAGTACTACTGGTCTGTTAAAGACGTGCAACGCTACACTGACTGGGACAAAACTAATCTGGTGTTTGCAGCCACCCGCTGCACGGCTCAGCTTATTCTTCTTGTGCCATGA